One genomic window of Acidovorax radicis includes the following:
- a CDS encoding DNA translocase FtsK, which yields MTNPTPTSGAADLPEALYADAVKFAKEKASIAYVQRKCRCSYNKAERMLEQMVADGIIQTYNGRKDAALTSQAISAEPAGAGYAALQQKHNDYVETVGLMLDAIGYKEEYALQWPKEKASITFKRWFDEQLASHGQAPAQPAATWKPPGIGALMCVISSLRDTAHFSDEEGEVTNDLRALRDWASSVATPTPQAADTGAAWGAVVVPSDGQKDRLLAALERAAAAEFELRLLVDECDNDCIPGWEERMSERVASANRLLATTTTAQGAGITAGPLDSLALMKVVMQADEALSGRCIRGTTNWAAAIGKSVQRAVIAAAPQPAPPADSVLEDAARLEFLCDPTRLRMVECEKAGLWRVYQDEAPAEAAQHHWQAMTSLWHPTARSAIDAARKQGGSHD from the coding sequence ATGACAAACCCCACCCCCACCAGCGGAGCGGCAGACCTGCCGGAAGCTCTGTACGCCGATGCTGTGAAGTTCGCTAAGGAGAAAGCCAGCATCGCCTACGTGCAGCGCAAGTGCCGGTGCAGCTACAACAAGGCCGAGCGCATGCTTGAGCAGATGGTTGCAGACGGCATCATCCAAACTTACAACGGGCGCAAGGATGCCGCCCTCACCTCGCAGGCAATCAGCGCAGAGCCAGCGGGGGCGGGATATGCGGCGCTGCAGCAGAAGCACAACGACTACGTGGAAACCGTAGGCTTGATGCTTGACGCCATTGGCTACAAGGAGGAATACGCACTCCAGTGGCCCAAGGAAAAGGCTTCAATCACGTTCAAGCGCTGGTTTGACGAACAGCTTGCATCCCATGGGCAAGCACCAGCCCAGCCAGCAGCTACGTGGAAGCCCCCGGGCATTGGCGCGCTGATGTGCGTGATTTCTAGCTTGCGCGACACGGCTCATTTCAGCGATGAGGAAGGCGAGGTGACGAATGACCTGCGCGCCCTACGTGATTGGGCATCCTCTGTCGCCACCCCCACGCCCCAGGCGGCAGACACGGGGGCGGCATGGGGAGCGGTGGTGGTGCCGAGCGATGGGCAAAAGGATCGGCTCTTGGCTGCACTGGAGCGGGCAGCGGCGGCAGAGTTCGAATTGCGGTTGTTGGTCGATGAATGCGATAACGACTGCATTCCTGGGTGGGAAGAACGCATGAGCGAGCGGGTCGCCAGCGCAAACCGACTGCTCGCCACCACCACCACGGCACAGGGAGCGGGTATCACAGCGGGGCCGCTGGACAGTCTCGCGCTGATGAAGGTCGTGATGCAGGCGGATGAAGCACTGTCAGGTCGTTGCATTAGAGGAACTACGAATTGGGCGGCAGCCATCGGCAAGTCCGTTCAACGTGCAGTTATCGCCGCCGCACCCCAGCCAGCACCCCCGGCAGACAGCGTGCTGGAGGATGCGGCGCGGCTGGAATTCCTGTGCGACCCCACACGTCTGCGCATGGTCGAGTGCGAAAAGGCTGGGCTTTGGAGGGTCTACCAAGACGAGGCCCCTGCAGAAGCCGCGCAGCACCATTGGCAGGCCATGACGAGCTTGTGGCACCCCACCGCACGCTCCGCCATCGACGCAGCCCGCAAGCAAGGAGGTTCCCATGACTGA
- a CDS encoding DNA cytosine methyltransferase — protein sequence MQFGSVCSGIEAATVAWHDLGWRAAWLAEIDKFASAVLAHHYPSVPNLGDMAKIARAILAGEVPAPDVLCGGTPCQAFSVAGLRESLADARGNLTLKFVEIANAIDHVRTGRGEDECIVFWENVPGVLSTKDNAFGCFLGGLAGEDGPLEPPGEKWANAGAVYGPTRAIAWRTLDAQYFGVAQRRRRVFVVASARKGFDPDQVLFEWDGMRRDTAPSREARQTAPTIPSRCTAGGGLGTDFDCDGGLIASGNAEGSTGLTCSNIGKTVNNQTPLMVFADTTHTLRGEGFDASEDGTGRGTPLVPCTVGTLTANGDAHSGFKDERGLVPVAYTPEVAATMVARSSRGGGQTNSPGHQADSELVASAMQVRRLTPTECERLQGFPDGYTAIPWRGKPADQCPDGPRYKALGNSWAVPNVTWIGRRIQVALRNS from the coding sequence ATGCAATTCGGTTCAGTGTGTAGCGGCATAGAAGCCGCGACGGTCGCCTGGCATGACCTCGGCTGGCGAGCTGCTTGGTTGGCCGAGATCGACAAATTCGCCAGCGCAGTCCTGGCGCATCACTACCCCAGCGTGCCAAACCTGGGCGACATGGCCAAGATCGCGCGTGCCATTTTGGCTGGCGAAGTGCCGGCACCCGATGTGCTGTGCGGTGGAACTCCCTGCCAGGCATTCAGCGTGGCGGGCCTGCGCGAGTCGCTGGCTGATGCCCGCGGCAATCTCACCCTCAAATTTGTGGAGATCGCAAATGCAATTGACCATGTTCGAACTGGACGCGGTGAAGACGAGTGCATCGTCTTCTGGGAAAACGTCCCCGGCGTCCTCAGCACCAAAGACAACGCATTCGGGTGCTTTCTGGGCGGCCTTGCCGGAGAAGATGGCCCGCTGGAGCCACCAGGGGAAAAGTGGGCGAACGCTGGTGCTGTGTATGGACCAACGCGGGCAATTGCCTGGCGGACCTTGGACGCCCAATATTTCGGAGTGGCCCAACGCCGCCGCCGTGTGTTCGTTGTCGCAAGTGCTCGAAAAGGGTTTGATCCCGACCAGGTTCTTTTTGAGTGGGACGGCATGCGCCGGGATACTGCGCCGAGCAGAGAAGCGCGGCAAACAGCTCCCACCATCCCTTCACGCTGCACTGCAGGCGGTGGCCTTGGGACAGACTTCGACTGCGACGGCGGGCTGATCGCCAGCGGCAACGCGGAAGGGTCTACGGGCCTGACGTGCAGCAACATCGGCAAGACCGTCAACAATCAGACGCCGTTGATGGTGTTCGCTGACACCACTCACACACTGCGCGGCGAAGGCTTCGACGCCAGCGAGGACGGAACGGGGCGTGGCACGCCGCTGGTGCCGTGCACGGTGGGCACACTCACAGCCAACGGCGATGCGCACAGCGGTTTTAAGGACGAACGTGGCCTGGTGCCCGTCGCGTACACGCCAGAAGTTGCGGCAACCATGGTGGCTCGATCGTCACGCGGCGGTGGGCAGACGAATAGCCCAGGACATCAAGCCGATTCAGAACTGGTTGCCAGTGCCATGCAGGTGCGCCGCCTGACACCCACCGAGTGCGAGCGTCTGCAAGGTTTCCCCGATGGATATACCGCCATCCCCTGGCGCGGCAAGCCCGCCGACCAGTGCCCAGACGGGCCTCGTTACAAGGCGCTTGGCAATAGCTGGGCTGTGCCCAACGTCACATGGATTGGCCGGCGCATTCAGGTTGCGCTACGCAATTCATAG
- a CDS encoding single-stranded DNA-binding protein has translation MAKMYGLMRLGRDAEVKTLPSGKQVANLSLVYNFGQKEGDEYPSQWIDAAFWGERAEKLAPFLLKGSLHLFTLGDVHIEKYTDKDGYEAQKLAARVDDVELGPKRDTGQGGSDSQPQRRPAAAPAPTSRPAPPPQSGGSGFDEMEDSIPFRDPLSYRGAHLVL, from the coding sequence ATGGCAAAAATGTACGGGTTGATGCGTCTCGGACGCGATGCAGAAGTGAAAACGCTCCCAAGCGGAAAGCAGGTAGCGAACCTGTCCCTGGTCTACAACTTTGGGCAGAAAGAGGGCGATGAGTACCCGTCGCAGTGGATTGATGCGGCGTTCTGGGGCGAGCGTGCAGAGAAGCTGGCGCCATTCCTTTTGAAAGGATCGCTGCACCTTTTCACGCTGGGCGATGTGCACATTGAAAAGTACACCGACAAAGACGGCTACGAGGCGCAGAAGCTAGCCGCGCGCGTGGACGATGTGGAATTGGGGCCGAAGCGTGATACCGGGCAAGGCGGGAGCGATTCGCAACCACAGCGCAGGCCAGCTGCGGCACCTGCGCCCACGTCGCGCCCGGCACCGCCACCGCAATCTGGAGGAAGTGGGTTCGATGAAATGGAAGATTCCATTCCCTTCCGCGACCCCCTGAGCTATCGCGGCGCCCATCTGGTGCTGTAG
- a CDS encoding winged helix DNA-binding domain-containing protein → MQVQHLVRASDPLSSVMAAERSAAFSGAHCARILAALKLYGPSTAAELQAYTGLTIVQSDRRLPDLSKAGQARVVQDNGNDLIRKGYRVWEAV, encoded by the coding sequence ATGCAAGTCCAACACCTCGTTCGCGCCAGCGACCCCCTTTCATCCGTCATGGCTGCAGAGCGTTCCGCCGCTTTCTCTGGTGCCCACTGCGCACGCATCCTGGCAGCACTCAAGCTGTACGGCCCTTCCACAGCTGCAGAGCTGCAGGCCTACACCGGCCTGACGATTGTTCAGTCAGATCGGAGGCTGCCAGATTTGTCCAAGGCCGGACAGGCCCGCGTAGTGCAGGACAACGGCAACGACCTGATCCGCAAGGGCTATCGGGTTTGGGAGGCTGTGTGA
- a CDS encoding helix-turn-helix domain-containing protein, which produces MTAVFDRYPNGGGEMLTALALADHASDDGTRVFPGIKALAEKTRQSERTIQYQLRRMEESGWLILVNSGNGGRSMTNEYRISLDWIKGADIAPIQKGANDDTKGATGDTKGCNPEHKRVQPVAPANNHHRTISEPSLNHSAATAPTKPSRGTVVPADFTPDQTAIDIAASTGISLQAELANFLDHHTARGTVFKDWQAGFRTWLRNAVKFGQRTSIKRPSAHTGLATRSYSEGVNADGTFA; this is translated from the coding sequence ATGACAGCAGTGTTCGACCGCTATCCCAATGGCGGCGGCGAGATGCTGACCGCGCTTGCGTTGGCCGACCATGCCAGCGATGACGGCACCCGCGTGTTCCCAGGCATTAAGGCATTGGCCGAGAAGACCCGCCAGTCCGAGCGGACGATCCAGTATCAGCTGCGCCGCATGGAAGAGTCGGGCTGGCTGATCCTGGTCAATTCTGGCAACGGTGGTCGCTCGATGACCAATGAGTACCGGATTTCGCTCGATTGGATAAAGGGTGCAGATATTGCACCCATCCAAAAGGGTGCAAACGACGACACAAAGGGTGCAACTGGAGACACGAAAGGGTGCAATCCAGAACACAAAAGGGTGCAGCCCGTTGCACCCGCAAATAACCATCATAGAACCATCAGTGAACCATCACTGAATCATTCCGCCGCTACCGCGCCGACAAAGCCGAGCCGTGGAACGGTGGTGCCTGCGGACTTCACGCCAGACCAAACCGCCATCGACATTGCCGCGAGCACTGGCATCAGCCTGCAGGCCGAGCTGGCGAACTTTTTGGACCACCACACCGCACGCGGCACCGTCTTCAAGGACTGGCAGGCCGGGTTCCGCACGTGGTTGCGCAACGCCGTGAAGTTCGGACAGCGCACATCGATCAAGCGGCCATCGGCACACACCGGCTTGGCCACCCGCAGCTATTCCGAAGGAGTCAATGCAGATGGAACATTCGCCTGA
- a CDS encoding ATP-binding protein has protein sequence MEHSPENTAQSIGQLLDTSKDALGEVGKDCATHGAYTSTGMRYKIGRLNRQVWTPCPDCEEARLVGERQAEAEKAATAARQRLEAMLEDAAIPRRFIGRTLQTYNAETPEQKRALAVATDYADNFPQRAKRGDSLILLGAPGTGKSHLAAAILQAILPEYCGLYTTCSGVIRAVRSTWRPNSEKTETQVLSILFSVPLLVIDEIGVQYGTDSEQNILFDVMDRRYRDMMPTVLLANLKLKREKPEDPAGLREVLGERIYDRLTETARIVTFEGESYRAQARKEFA, from the coding sequence ATGGAACATTCGCCTGAAAACACCGCCCAGAGCATCGGGCAACTGCTGGATACGTCCAAGGATGCCCTTGGCGAAGTCGGCAAGGATTGCGCCACGCACGGCGCCTACACATCGACCGGCATGCGCTACAAGATCGGGCGCCTGAACCGCCAGGTGTGGACGCCTTGCCCTGACTGTGAAGAGGCCCGTTTGGTAGGTGAGCGACAAGCTGAAGCCGAGAAGGCCGCGACGGCTGCGCGCCAGCGGCTGGAGGCAATGCTTGAAGACGCTGCGATACCGCGCCGGTTCATTGGTCGCACCCTGCAGACCTACAACGCCGAGACGCCAGAGCAAAAGCGCGCCCTTGCCGTCGCTACCGACTACGCCGACAACTTCCCGCAGAGGGCCAAGCGCGGCGACTCGTTGATCCTGCTGGGCGCGCCGGGGACTGGCAAAAGTCATCTCGCCGCGGCAATCCTGCAAGCCATCCTGCCGGAATACTGCGGCCTGTACACCACCTGCTCGGGTGTCATTCGTGCCGTCCGCTCGACGTGGCGCCCCAACTCTGAAAAGACCGAGACCCAAGTGCTTTCGATCCTGTTCAGCGTGCCCCTGCTGGTGATTGATGAAATCGGCGTGCAGTACGGCACCGACAGCGAGCAGAACATTCTGTTTGACGTGATGGACCGCCGCTACCGCGACATGATGCCCACGGTCCTGCTTGCCAACTTGAAGCTCAAGCGCGAGAAGCCGGAAGACCCCGCAGGCCTGCGCGAGGTGCTTGGTGAGCGCATCTATGACCGCCTGACGGAAACCGCCCGCATTGTGACCTTTGAGGGTGAAAGCTACCGGGCGCAGGCTCGCAAGGAGTTTGCATGA
- a CDS encoding recombination protein NinB, with amino-acid sequence MAEKRVFKLVHTTARRGAVEAVQTAPDGYCVTVSEPTRSLEQNAAQWPYLEGFAQQKQLCINGVMQHVTNDDWKDVLTGCWNGETRMAAFDGKVIMLPQRTSSMGKKVFSDWLEFLIAMAAQSGVEPVFKTGERQAA; translated from the coding sequence ATGGCTGAAAAACGAGTTTTCAAGCTGGTGCACACCACCGCGCGCCGAGGTGCTGTCGAGGCAGTCCAGACCGCCCCTGATGGCTATTGCGTAACTGTTTCGGAACCGACGCGCAGCCTTGAGCAGAACGCCGCGCAGTGGCCATACCTGGAAGGCTTCGCCCAGCAAAAGCAACTGTGCATCAACGGCGTCATGCAGCACGTCACGAACGACGATTGGAAAGACGTGCTCACTGGCTGCTGGAATGGCGAAACCCGCATGGCCGCGTTCGACGGCAAGGTAATCATGCTCCCGCAGCGCACCAGCAGCATGGGCAAGAAGGTATTCAGCGACTGGCTGGAGTTCCTGATCGCCATGGCCGCGCAGTCTGGTGTTGAGCCGGTCTTCAAGACGGGCGAGAGGCAGGCCGCATGA
- a CDS encoding recombination protein NinG produces the protein MTFPRTRCKHCKGKLETGQRILHPACIDDFAVAEAARMERKKAKEARAAAKVERAETRRRKEAIKTLPKLKKEAEREFNAFIRARDAHLPCISCGAPPPDLSGLHAGRDAGHYRSVGSAAHLRYHEDNVHAQCVHCNQYGAGRAVEYRIGLIARIGEGRVVALETNNTVRKFAHDELRGIRDTYKAKLKEMKC, from the coding sequence ATGACCTTCCCCCGCACCCGCTGCAAGCACTGCAAGGGCAAGCTGGAGACAGGCCAGCGAATCCTGCACCCGGCTTGCATTGATGACTTTGCTGTAGCCGAGGCCGCACGCATGGAGCGCAAGAAGGCGAAAGAGGCCCGCGCCGCTGCCAAGGTGGAGAGGGCAGAGACGCGCCGGCGCAAGGAGGCCATCAAGACCTTGCCCAAACTCAAGAAAGAGGCTGAACGTGAGTTCAACGCATTCATCCGCGCGCGTGACGCGCATCTACCCTGCATCTCCTGCGGTGCGCCTCCACCTGATCTATCGGGATTACACGCTGGTCGTGACGCTGGCCACTATCGCTCTGTGGGCAGTGCTGCGCATCTCCGCTACCACGAGGACAACGTTCACGCCCAGTGCGTCCACTGCAATCAGTACGGCGCGGGGCGCGCGGTGGAGTATCGAATCGGCCTCATCGCGCGGATTGGCGAGGGCCGGGTAGTGGCTCTGGAGACGAACAACACGGTCCGCAAGTTTGCGCACGACGAGCTGCGCGGCATCCGCGACACCTACAAGGCAAAGCTCAAGGAGATGAAATGCTGA
- a CDS encoding HNH endonuclease encodes MALNRLPNRLASIATNRLPTLQAKAGTTQRIRGDAWMATRRQVQQRDKFTCAACGAIRADHEVDHRVPLEQGGSNDLDNLQLLCGGPDRCHAAKTKAEGKARAGA; translated from the coding sequence ATGGCACTCAACCGCTTGCCCAACAGACTTGCATCCATCGCCACCAACCGCCTGCCCACGCTCCAAGCCAAGGCAGGCACAACCCAGCGCATCCGAGGCGATGCATGGATGGCAACCCGCCGCCAGGTCCAACAGCGTGACAAGTTCACCTGTGCCGCCTGCGGGGCCATCAGGGCAGACCATGAGGTTGACCACCGCGTGCCATTGGAGCAAGGCGGTAGCAACGACCTCGACAACCTGCAGCTGCTGTGTGGTGGGCCTGATAGGTGCCACGCGGCCAAGACCAAGGCCGAAGGCAAGGCCAGGGCTGGCGCTTAA
- a CDS encoding terminase small subunit, with amino-acid sequence MESPASAPVVDAQGFKTEAAPAGWPFGREKVETPPPAPAPDLSGLMPLDYLLQIMRDEAEDKGRRIQAATLAAPYCHPKKGEGGKKQEQADAAKKVASKFATATPPKLVAAGGKKV; translated from the coding sequence GTGGAATCGCCGGCAAGTGCTCCGGTTGTGGATGCGCAGGGCTTCAAAACAGAAGCCGCGCCTGCTGGCTGGCCGTTCGGCCGGGAGAAGGTGGAGACGCCGCCCCCCGCCCCGGCGCCAGACCTGTCGGGACTGATGCCGCTGGACTACCTGCTGCAGATCATGCGCGATGAAGCCGAGGATAAAGGCCGGCGCATTCAAGCGGCCACCCTGGCTGCCCCGTACTGCCACCCCAAGAAGGGGGAGGGCGGGAAGAAGCAGGAGCAGGCCGACGCAGCAAAGAAGGTGGCCAGCAAGTTCGCCACGGCGACACCCCCGAAGCTGGTTGCAGCCGGCGGTAAGAAGGTCTGA
- a CDS encoding terminase large subunit: MPEWSTACPDWAARLRAGESIIPPPIFHEQAEEALAVFKQLRIVDAPGSPTFGEACAEWVFDLVRSIFGAYDADSGRRLITEWFVLIPKKNSKSTIAAGIMMTAVIRNWRQSAEFSVLAPTVEVANNAYAPARDMVQKDDELDVLMHVQTHIKTITHRESGAALKVLAADQNTVGGKKSVGTLVDELHLFGKMASSENMFREALGGLASRPEGFVIWLTTQSDEPPAGVFKQKLDYARKVRDGEIIDPGFLPIIFEHPPEMVDNGDCLKLENMAMVNPNMGYSVDQAFLEREFMKAELAGGDSFRGFMAKHANVEIGLNLRSDRWAGADFWQAQAKAPGLTLDQLLDRCEVVDVGIDGGGLDDLLGLAVVGRDKDTREWLVWTHAWAHPSVLERRKDIAARLHDFAKDGHLTLVKRIGDDVADVAGICGLIEARGLLDKIGCDPAGLGGILDALTEADLPEEKIIGISQGWKMTGAIKTAERKLAEGVMVHGGQPLMAWCVGNAKVEPRGNAVIITKQAAGSAKIDPLMALFNAVTLMSLNPASEKSFWEAS, encoded by the coding sequence ATGCCCGAGTGGTCAACGGCCTGCCCTGACTGGGCGGCGCGGCTGCGCGCGGGCGAATCGATCATCCCGCCGCCGATCTTCCATGAACAGGCTGAGGAAGCGCTGGCGGTCTTTAAGCAGCTCAGGATTGTTGACGCGCCGGGCAGCCCGACGTTTGGCGAGGCGTGCGCAGAGTGGGTGTTCGACCTGGTGCGCTCCATCTTTGGGGCCTATGACGCGGACAGCGGGCGACGGCTGATCACTGAGTGGTTTGTCCTGATCCCCAAAAAGAATAGCAAGAGCACGATTGCGGCCGGGATCATGATGACTGCGGTCATCCGGAACTGGCGGCAGTCGGCGGAGTTCTCCGTCCTGGCCCCCACGGTGGAGGTGGCGAACAACGCCTATGCGCCAGCGCGCGATATGGTTCAGAAAGACGACGAGCTCGACGTCCTGATGCATGTGCAAACGCACATCAAGACCATCACGCACCGCGAGAGTGGGGCGGCATTGAAGGTTTTGGCGGCTGACCAGAACACGGTCGGCGGCAAGAAGTCAGTCGGAACCCTGGTGGACGAGCTCCACCTGTTCGGCAAGATGGCCAGCTCCGAGAACATGTTTCGTGAGGCGCTGGGCGGCCTGGCATCGCGGCCCGAGGGTTTCGTGATCTGGTTGACCACGCAATCGGACGAGCCACCGGCTGGTGTGTTCAAGCAAAAGCTGGACTATGCCCGAAAGGTGCGCGATGGCGAGATCATCGACCCAGGCTTTCTGCCGATCATCTTCGAGCACCCGCCCGAGATGGTGGACAACGGCGACTGCCTGAAGCTGGAAAACATGGCGATGGTGAACCCCAATATGGGGTACTCCGTCGATCAGGCGTTCCTTGAGCGCGAATTCATGAAGGCCGAGCTGGCTGGGGGCGACTCCTTCCGGGGCTTCATGGCCAAGCACGCCAACGTCGAGATCGGACTGAACCTGCGGAGCGACCGTTGGGCCGGCGCAGACTTCTGGCAAGCCCAAGCAAAGGCGCCCGGCCTGACGCTCGACCAACTGCTCGACCGCTGCGAGGTGGTGGATGTGGGGATCGACGGCGGCGGCCTGGACGACTTGCTCGGCCTGGCGGTGGTCGGCCGGGACAAGGACACCCGCGAATGGCTGGTGTGGACGCATGCATGGGCCCACCCCTCCGTTTTGGAACGCCGCAAGGACATCGCAGCCCGGCTGCACGACTTCGCCAAGGACGGGCACCTGACCCTGGTAAAGCGCATCGGCGATGACGTGGCGGACGTGGCCGGCATCTGCGGGCTGATCGAGGCGCGGGGCCTGCTGGACAAGATCGGGTGCGACCCGGCCGGCCTGGGTGGCATCCTGGATGCACTCACCGAGGCGGATCTGCCCGAGGAAAAGATCATCGGCATCAGCCAGGGCTGGAAGATGACGGGGGCCATAAAAACTGCCGAGCGCAAGCTGGCCGAAGGCGTCATGGTGCATGGCGGCCAGCCCCTCATGGCCTGGTGCGTCGGCAATGCGAAGGTGGAGCCACGTGGCAACGCCGTGATCATCACGAAACAGGCGGCAGGGTCCGCCAAGATCGACCCGCTGATGGCGCTTTTCAACGCCGTCACCCTCATGTCGCTGAATCCAGCGTCTGAAAAATCATTCTGGGAAGCCTCATGA
- a CDS encoding phage portal protein — MDPLAVWAEMLRAGRSSMAGPTITLENALKVATMFACLRVLSQGVAQVPLKVYREVEKDGLKKIEAAKDHRLYDLLAFAPNDWTTSFEFRETQTIHAALGNSYAFINRTMGGISELILLHPGRVKKVQKPDYRVVFEVTGETGSMKEFPAEAIWHVRGPSWDGLLGLDVLSLAREALGLAIATEESHAKLHAKGVRTSGTYSIDGKLNKEQYAALKAWILAENAGAENAGVPMILDNGAKWVTGALTGVDAQHLETRKFQIEEVCRFMGVHPQKVFHTDKTSTYASAEEFSNAHREDTLSPWYTRIEQSADLHLLSRAERRKGVYCKHSANALMRASAKDRAEYYAKALGSGGSPGWMTPDEVRALEEMNPMGGEAAKLPPGSSAQPPAAPAA; from the coding sequence ATGGACCCGCTGGCCGTATGGGCGGAAATGCTGCGCGCGGGCCGGTCTTCGATGGCTGGCCCGACGATCACGCTGGAAAACGCGCTCAAGGTGGCCACCATGTTCGCCTGCCTGCGCGTGCTGTCGCAGGGTGTGGCACAGGTGCCGCTGAAGGTGTACCGCGAGGTGGAGAAAGACGGTCTCAAGAAGATCGAGGCCGCCAAAGACCACCGGCTCTATGACCTGCTGGCCTTCGCTCCCAACGACTGGACCACGAGCTTCGAATTTCGCGAAACGCAGACCATCCACGCGGCCCTGGGCAACTCCTACGCCTTCATCAACCGCACCATGGGCGGTATTTCCGAGCTGATTTTGCTCCATCCGGGCCGCGTGAAGAAGGTGCAGAAGCCTGATTACCGCGTGGTTTTCGAGGTCACAGGCGAAACCGGCTCCATGAAGGAATTCCCGGCCGAGGCAATTTGGCACGTACGCGGCCCATCGTGGGACGGATTGCTCGGCCTGGACGTGCTCAGCCTGGCGCGCGAGGCCCTGGGCCTGGCCATTGCCACCGAAGAATCGCACGCCAAGCTGCACGCGAAGGGTGTTCGCACATCGGGCACCTACTCGATTGATGGCAAGCTGAACAAAGAGCAGTACGCGGCCCTGAAAGCCTGGATCTTGGCTGAGAACGCAGGCGCCGAGAACGCTGGTGTGCCGATGATCTTGGACAACGGCGCCAAGTGGGTTACGGGCGCGCTCACAGGGGTGGATGCCCAGCACTTGGAGACGCGCAAGTTCCAGATCGAGGAAGTGTGCCGCTTCATGGGGGTGCACCCTCAAAAGGTGTTCCACACCGACAAGACAAGCACCTACGCCAGCGCGGAAGAGTTCTCAAACGCGCACCGCGAGGACACGCTGAGCCCCTGGTACACGCGGATTGAGCAATCTGCCGACCTGCATCTGTTGAGCCGGGCCGAGCGGCGCAAAGGCGTGTACTGCAAGCACTCGGCGAACGCCCTCATGCGCGCATCCGCCAAGGATCGGGCCGAGTATTACGCGAAGGCCTTGGGCTCTGGCGGTTCTCCCGGCTGGATGACGCCCGATGAAGTGCGCGCGCTCGAAGAAATGAACCCCATGGGCGGTGAGGCCGCAAAACTGCCGCCAGGCAGCAGCGCTCAACCGCCCGCAGCGCCTGCGGCTTGA
- a CDS encoding HK97 family phage prohead protease, with protein MTTKTLDFGCELKATGDTGTFEGYGSVFNITDRGGDIVAAGAFAETLAAAKAAGRLPAMLWQHRQAEPIGVYTEMEEDSIGLKVKGKLALKTARGAEAYELMKMGAISGLSIGYRVRDDSWDRVTGVRTIKKADLHELSLVTMPMNDASRVSAVKTIEELDSLSEIERHLRDACGLSKSEATAMVSRIKSVSRSDSGDREPLAADFAASLKARAVF; from the coding sequence ATGACCACCAAGACACTAGACTTCGGCTGTGAGCTCAAAGCCACGGGCGACACCGGGACTTTCGAAGGCTACGGATCAGTGTTCAACATCACAGACCGTGGCGGCGACATCGTTGCAGCAGGTGCTTTCGCGGAAACCCTGGCCGCAGCAAAAGCGGCCGGCCGCCTGCCCGCCATGCTGTGGCAGCACCGCCAGGCCGAGCCCATCGGCGTCTATACCGAAATGGAAGAAGACTCCATTGGCCTGAAGGTCAAGGGAAAGCTAGCGCTGAAGACGGCGCGCGGCGCCGAAGCCTACGAGCTCATGAAGATGGGCGCAATCAGCGGCCTGTCTATTGGCTACCGCGTGCGTGATGACAGCTGGGACCGCGTGACCGGCGTTCGCACCATCAAAAAGGCTGATCTGCACGAACTGTCGCTGGTCACCATGCCCATGAATGACGCTTCGCGCGTCTCGGCCGTCAAGACCATTGAAGAGCTTGACAGCCTGTCCGAAATCGAGCGCCACCTGCGTGATGCTTGTGGCTTGTCGAAGAGCGAGGCGACCGCCATGGTTTCCCGCATCAAGAGCGTCAGCCGGAGTGATTCCGGGGATCGCGAACCGCTGGCCGCAGATTTTGCGGCTTCCCTGAAAGCCCGCGCCGTCTTCTGA